The Corynebacterium jeddahense genome has a window encoding:
- a CDS encoding fumarate reductase/succinate dehydrogenase flavoprotein subunit, whose protein sequence is MTTSISGLSGNQGGEQRNAAAGTQGAAQTQDSAQDSKQDAKRSGDFRQPESACPGVTPGHVLESNEPNRDEVRMKDMWQHQKDHMNLVSPLNRRKFTVLVVGTGLSGGAAAAALGELGYNVKAFTYHDAPRRAHSIAAQGGVNSARGKKVDNDGAYRHTKDTVKGGDYRCRESDCWRLAIESVRVIDHMNAIGAPFAREYGGTLATRSFGGVQVSRTYYTRGQTGQQLQLSTASALQRQIHLGNVEIFTHHDLMDLIITEKDGKKHCEGIVTRNLITGEIAPFTGHAVILATGGYGNVYHKTTLAKNSNSSAMMRAYERGAYLASPCFVQFHPTGLPVNAKWQAKTTLMSESLRNDGRIWTPKEKGDDRDPNEIPDEERDYFLERRYPAFGNLVPRDVASRAISQQLNDGYGVGPLHNSAYLDFTDAIERLGEDTIRERYSNLFEMYEDSTGDDPYKSPMRIAPTVHFTMGGLWTDFNEMTSIDGLFAAGECSWTYHGANRLGANSLLSASVDGWFTLPFTVPNYLAGHLGEDVLPPDSREAQQVVTNVTERIERIMSIRGPEPHGPEHFHEQLGGILYEHCGVSRTVEGLQEGIKKIRALREDFWTNISIPGSPNDMNQTLEAALRLVDYINLGELMCVDALDRDESCGAHYRMDHLTDDGEAERDDDNWCFVSAWEPAGEGQFIRHAEPLHFDSIPLMARNYK, encoded by the coding sequence ATGACTACCTCTATTTCCGGTCTTTCGGGGAACCAGGGCGGCGAGCAGCGCAACGCCGCCGCCGGCACCCAGGGTGCAGCGCAGACTCAGGATTCGGCGCAGGATTCCAAGCAGGACGCGAAGCGCTCCGGCGACTTCCGCCAGCCCGAGTCCGCCTGCCCCGGCGTGACCCCCGGCCACGTGCTCGAGTCGAACGAGCCGAACCGCGACGAAGTGCGCATGAAGGACATGTGGCAGCACCAGAAGGACCACATGAACCTGGTCTCGCCGCTCAACCGCCGCAAGTTCACCGTCCTCGTCGTCGGTACCGGCCTGTCCGGCGGCGCCGCCGCTGCAGCGCTCGGCGAGCTGGGCTACAACGTCAAGGCCTTCACGTACCACGACGCCCCGCGCCGCGCGCACTCCATCGCGGCCCAGGGCGGCGTGAACTCCGCCCGCGGCAAGAAGGTGGATAACGACGGCGCGTACCGCCACACCAAGGACACCGTGAAGGGCGGCGACTACCGCTGCCGCGAGTCCGACTGCTGGCGCCTGGCCATCGAGTCGGTCCGCGTCATCGACCACATGAACGCGATCGGCGCCCCGTTCGCCCGCGAGTACGGCGGCACCCTGGCCACCCGCTCCTTCGGCGGCGTGCAGGTCTCGCGCACCTACTACACCCGCGGCCAAACGGGCCAGCAGCTGCAGCTGTCCACCGCCTCGGCGCTGCAGCGTCAGATCCACCTGGGCAACGTGGAGATCTTCACCCACCACGATCTGATGGACCTGATCATCACCGAGAAGGACGGCAAGAAGCACTGCGAGGGCATTGTCACCCGCAACCTGATCACGGGTGAGATCGCGCCGTTCACCGGCCACGCCGTCATCCTCGCCACCGGCGGGTACGGCAACGTCTACCACAAGACGACGCTGGCGAAGAACTCCAACTCCTCCGCCATGATGCGCGCCTACGAGCGCGGCGCCTACCTCGCCTCCCCGTGCTTCGTGCAGTTCCACCCGACCGGCCTGCCGGTCAACGCGAAGTGGCAGGCGAAGACGACGCTGATGTCGGAGTCCCTGCGCAACGACGGCCGCATCTGGACCCCGAAGGAAAAGGGTGACGACCGCGACCCGAACGAGATCCCGGACGAAGAGCGCGACTACTTCCTCGAGCGCCGCTACCCGGCGTTCGGCAACCTCGTGCCCCGCGACGTGGCGTCGCGCGCCATCTCGCAGCAGCTGAACGACGGCTACGGCGTCGGCCCGCTGCACAACTCCGCGTACCTGGACTTCACCGACGCGATCGAGCGCCTCGGCGAGGACACCATCCGCGAGCGCTACTCCAACCTGTTCGAGATGTACGAGGACTCCACGGGCGACGACCCGTACAAGTCCCCGATGCGCATCGCCCCGACCGTCCACTTCACCATGGGCGGCCTGTGGACGGACTTCAACGAGATGACCTCGATCGACGGTCTCTTCGCCGCCGGCGAGTGCTCCTGGACGTACCACGGCGCGAACCGCCTGGGCGCCAACTCGCTGCTCTCGGCCTCCGTGGACGGCTGGTTCACCCTTCCGTTCACCGTGCCGAACTACCTCGCCGGCCACCTCGGCGAGGACGTGCTGCCGCCGGACTCCCGCGAGGCGCAGCAGGTGGTCACCAACGTCACGGAGCGCATCGAGCGCATCATGTCGATCCGCGGCCCGGAGCCGCACGGTCCGGAGCACTTCCACGAGCAGCTCGGCGGCATCCTCTACGAGCACTGCGGCGTGTCCCGCACTGTCGAGGGCCTGCAGGAGGGCATCAAGAAGATCCGCGCCCTGCGCGAGGACTTCTGGACGAACATTTCCATCCCGGGCTCCCCGAACGACATGAACCAGACCCTCGAGGCTGCGCTTCGCCTCGTGGACTACATCAACCTCGGCGAGCTGATGTGCGTGGACGCACTCGACCGCGACGAGTCCTGCGGTGCGCACTACCGTATGGATCACCTCACCGACGACGGTGAGGCGGAGCGCGACGACGACAACTGGTGCTTCGTGTCGGCCTGGGAGCCGGCCGGCGAGGGCCAGTTCATCCGCCACGCCGAGCCCCTGCACTTTGATTCGATCCCGCTGATGGCAAGGAACTACAAGTAA
- a CDS encoding succinate dehydrogenase/fumarate reductase iron-sulfur subunit, whose translation MKLTLEIWRQAGPDTEGSFETVQVDDAVEQMSILELLDHVNNTYVEQGKEPFVFASDCREGICGTCGLLVNGRPHGAGQNTTACLQRLFNYNDGDTLKIEPFRSGAFPVIKDLAVDRSALDRVMQQGGYVSINAGTAPDADTLAVNHHDAEKALDYAACIGCGACVAACPNGAAHLFTGAKLKHLKLLPLGQQERARRARKMVDELETNFGHCSLYGECADVCPAGIPLDAVGAINAERARAAFKGGDD comes from the coding sequence ATGAAACTGACACTTGAAATCTGGCGCCAGGCCGGTCCGGACACCGAAGGCAGCTTCGAGACCGTCCAGGTCGACGACGCTGTGGAGCAGATGTCCATCCTGGAGCTGCTCGACCACGTCAACAACACCTACGTTGAGCAGGGCAAGGAGCCGTTCGTCTTCGCCTCCGACTGCCGCGAGGGCATCTGCGGCACCTGTGGCCTGCTGGTCAACGGCCGCCCGCACGGCGCTGGTCAGAACACCACCGCGTGCCTGCAGCGCCTGTTCAACTACAACGACGGCGACACCCTGAAGATCGAGCCGTTCCGCTCCGGCGCGTTCCCGGTGATCAAGGACTTGGCGGTGGACCGCTCGGCCCTCGACCGCGTGATGCAGCAGGGTGGCTACGTCTCCATCAACGCCGGCACCGCGCCGGATGCGGACACCCTCGCCGTGAACCACCACGACGCCGAGAAGGCGCTCGACTACGCGGCCTGCATCGGCTGCGGCGCCTGCGTCGCGGCCTGCCCGAACGGTGCGGCGCATCTGTTCACCGGCGCGAAGCTCAAGCACCTCAAGCTGCTCCCGCTGGGCCAGCAGGAGCGCGCCCGCCGCGCCCGCAAGATGGTCGACGAGCTGGAGACCAACTTCGGCCACTGCTCGCTCTACGGCGAGTGCGCCGACGTCTGCCCGGCCGGCATTCCGCTCGACGCCGTCGGCGCGATCAACGCGGAGCGCGCACGCGCAGCCTTCAAGGGCGGCGACGACTAG
- a CDS encoding DUF445 domain-containing protein — MTDQGTPPLMPSPGNEAERRRVLRNHKIAVTSLLGLAAVIFLVCSWAESRSGGAAAWVSYVRAAAEAGMVGGLADWFAVTALFKYPMNIPIPHTAIIPNKKDQVADALSEFVSENFLNARTITDKVMAAGIPQRVGRWLTEPENAERVSAEAGAFVARAVEGIDPAEAERFIDAQVIDRFAEPVWAPPLGRALEGLIADGKVEPVVDDIVSWARRKVDGMEASVVAMIDERMPGWAPRFARELVGQRVYDELVAFMEDVDADPQHEARRAVRRQINQFAQDLQFDGDIISRVEALKADVMGSNAVRSAAGGIWAQFAEALTAAATDPGSVLRRKATATAHEWGRKLVDDPSVRADAERKLEKVTHFAAENGAGQIVGIIAETIQRWDGEEAADKIELMVGKDLQFIRLNGTIVGALAGLVVYTVSQLIFY, encoded by the coding sequence ATGACTGATCAGGGGACGCCTCCGCTCATGCCGAGCCCAGGCAACGAGGCGGAGCGGCGCAGGGTGCTGCGCAACCACAAAATCGCGGTGACGAGCCTGCTTGGGCTCGCCGCCGTCATCTTCCTCGTCTGCTCGTGGGCGGAGTCGCGCTCCGGCGGCGCGGCGGCGTGGGTGAGCTACGTCCGCGCCGCGGCGGAGGCCGGGATGGTCGGCGGCCTCGCGGACTGGTTCGCGGTCACCGCCCTGTTCAAGTACCCGATGAACATCCCGATCCCGCACACCGCCATCATCCCGAACAAGAAGGACCAGGTGGCGGACGCGCTGAGCGAGTTCGTGAGCGAGAACTTCCTCAACGCCCGCACAATCACGGATAAGGTCATGGCGGCCGGCATCCCCCAGCGGGTGGGCCGCTGGCTCACCGAGCCCGAGAACGCCGAGCGCGTGAGTGCGGAGGCGGGGGCGTTCGTCGCCCGCGCCGTCGAGGGCATCGACCCGGCCGAGGCGGAGCGGTTTATCGACGCCCAGGTGATCGACCGTTTCGCCGAGCCCGTCTGGGCGCCGCCGCTCGGGCGCGCGCTCGAGGGCCTCATCGCGGACGGGAAGGTCGAGCCGGTCGTCGACGACATCGTCAGCTGGGCGCGCCGCAAGGTCGACGGGATGGAGGCCTCCGTCGTCGCCATGATCGACGAGCGGATGCCCGGCTGGGCGCCCCGCTTCGCCAGGGAGCTCGTGGGCCAGCGCGTCTACGACGAGCTTGTGGCGTTCATGGAGGACGTCGACGCGGATCCTCAGCACGAGGCGCGCCGCGCGGTGCGCCGCCAGATCAACCAATTCGCCCAGGACCTCCAGTTCGACGGGGACATAATCTCGCGGGTGGAGGCGCTCAAGGCGGACGTCATGGGGTCGAACGCGGTGCGCTCCGCCGCGGGCGGCATCTGGGCCCAGTTTGCCGAGGCGCTCACTGCCGCCGCGACGGATCCGGGCAGCGTGCTGCGTCGTAAAGCAACTGCGACGGCGCACGAGTGGGGCCGCAAGCTTGTCGACGATCCTTCGGTCCGCGCCGACGCCGAACGGAAACTGGAGAAGGTGACCCACTTCGCGGCGGAGAACGGCGCGGGGCAGATCGTCGGCATTATCGCCGAGACCATCCAGCGCTGGGACGGCGAGGAGGCGGCGGACAAGATCGAGCTCATGGTGGGCAAGGACCTGCAGTTCATCCGCCTCAACGGCACGATTGTTGGTGCGCTCGCCGGGCTGGTTGTTTACACTGTGTCTCAGCTCATCTTTTACTAG
- a CDS encoding CGLAU_01105 family protein, translating into MSETTPNTNPTGGERERSEVRENLREAGDALVAAGSAIGTAIGKATGELSDRFKTATESARQNLAQAKTDHDVRNATSGFTDEAERLFNNLRERDVTFTDDMKAKVRDSIADARRNFNERMDKTETAGTKGAFDDVRERFDGLVARVQDQFGDKKQQGDIIDADIVDNEDLK; encoded by the coding sequence ATGTCCGAGACCACCCCGAACACGAACCCCACCGGCGGCGAGCGGGAGCGCAGCGAGGTCCGCGAGAACCTGCGCGAGGCGGGCGACGCCCTCGTGGCTGCCGGCTCCGCCATCGGCACCGCGATCGGCAAGGCCACCGGCGAGCTGTCGGACCGCTTCAAGACCGCCACGGAGAGCGCGCGCCAGAACCTCGCGCAGGCGAAGACGGACCACGACGTGCGCAACGCCACCTCGGGCTTCACGGACGAGGCGGAGCGCCTCTTCAACAACCTGCGCGAGCGCGACGTCACCTTCACCGACGACATGAAGGCGAAGGTGCGCGACTCGATCGCGGACGCCCGCCGGAACTTCAACGAGCGCATGGACAAGACCGAGACCGCCGGCACGAAGGGCGCGTTCGACGACGTTCGCGAGCGTTTCGACGGCCTCGTGGCGCGCGTGCAGGACCAGTTCGGGGACAAGAAGCAGCAGGGAGATATCATCGACGCCGACATCGTCGACAACGAGGACCTGAAGTAG
- a CDS encoding DUF2516 family protein, whose translation MDTATVMQIHQIMSIPGVVSRVLMVAVGVAGLLGAVFVATTRPDAFEAANRQSKGAWVGILVISAVACLVQLSFIAWFGAVAIGIYFFDVRPQIKEILAGNYDW comes from the coding sequence ATGGACACCGCCACCGTCATGCAGATTCACCAGATCATGTCGATCCCCGGCGTGGTCAGCAGGGTGCTCATGGTGGCGGTGGGCGTCGCCGGCCTCCTCGGCGCCGTCTTTGTGGCCACGACGCGGCCCGACGCCTTCGAGGCCGCGAACCGTCAGTCGAAGGGCGCCTGGGTGGGCATCCTCGTCATTTCCGCGGTGGCGTGCCTCGTTCAGCTCTCGTTCATCGCGTGGTTCGGCGCGGTGGCCATCGGCATCTACTTCTTCGACGTCCGCCCGCAGATCAAGGAGATCCTCGCCGGCAACTACGACTGGTAG
- a CDS encoding DUF2993 domain-containing protein translates to MNKAWKIALSIVAAVLLLFAIAEVGIRAFVAHEVTSQAPEGTSVSFGPSPVTIGLLGGKFPHMKVDQQSSLVVNGDDVQGTPASVVEMDNIRIADGDPVADSLHLTTELPNDFVRAMLNNQLKQQLGDNFLANLITVSDVTSNPDAETFTITFTAGAAGIELHPEMRDGHLTFDARSTELFGFDLPGEVAQAISDAMSQGVEDEATEGMRVEDFTVVPGGLKVQVAGENVNFRELQDQQQAPDQLQTGQQAPAYQS, encoded by the coding sequence ATGAACAAAGCGTGGAAAATCGCCCTCTCCATCGTCGCCGCCGTGCTGCTCCTCTTCGCCATTGCGGAGGTGGGCATCCGCGCCTTCGTGGCGCACGAGGTGACGTCGCAGGCGCCCGAGGGCACGAGCGTGTCCTTCGGCCCGAGCCCGGTGACCATCGGGCTGCTCGGGGGCAAATTCCCGCACATGAAGGTGGACCAGCAGTCCAGCCTCGTGGTCAACGGCGACGACGTGCAGGGCACCCCGGCCTCGGTGGTGGAGATGGACAACATCCGCATTGCCGACGGCGACCCCGTGGCGGACTCGCTGCACCTGACCACCGAGCTGCCGAACGACTTCGTCCGCGCCATGCTGAACAACCAGCTCAAGCAGCAGCTCGGCGACAACTTCCTGGCCAACCTCATCACGGTCTCCGACGTCACCTCGAACCCCGACGCGGAGACGTTCACCATCACGTTCACCGCCGGCGCGGCCGGCATCGAGCTGCACCCGGAGATGCGCGACGGCCACCTCACGTTCGACGCCCGGAGCACCGAGCTGTTCGGCTTTGACCTGCCGGGCGAGGTCGCGCAGGCGATCAGCGACGCGATGTCTCAGGGCGTCGAGGACGAGGCCACGGAGGGCATGCGCGTGGAGGACTTCACCGTCGTGCCCGGCGGGCTCAAGGTCCAGGTCGCGGGCGAGAACGTGAACTTCCGCGAGCTGCAGGACCAGCAGCAGGCACCGGACCAGCTGCAGACGGGCCAGCAGGCGCCCGCCTACCAGTCGTAG
- a CDS encoding methylase codes for MPHYHNLRAAQPGTGAAGKPYGVVTRGTTGVNRLRRSDRWTRYNPRVQSLLRAADAPLAVDVGYGASHTTTVEWAGWLRQIRPDVEVVGLEIDPERVLPPRDGVRFELGGFELAGYRPHLVRAFNVLRQYDVDQVPDVWATVCARLAPGGLFVEGTCDELGRRCAWVLLDASGPQTLTLAWDPHHTATPSDVAERLPKALIHRNVPGEPIHAFLADADAAWKRAAGWEPHGPRVRWRHALDDLAARWPIAPQRRRLRDNLVTVDWLAVAPAS; via the coding sequence ATCCCCCACTACCACAACCTCCGCGCCGCGCAGCCGGGCACCGGGGCCGCGGGCAAACCCTACGGGGTCGTCACGCGCGGCACCACCGGCGTGAACCGGCTACGCCGCTCGGACCGCTGGACCCGCTACAACCCGCGGGTCCAGTCGTTGTTGCGCGCCGCGGATGCGCCGCTCGCGGTCGACGTCGGCTACGGCGCCTCGCACACCACCACCGTCGAGTGGGCCGGCTGGCTGCGCCAGATCCGCCCCGACGTCGAGGTCGTGGGCCTCGAGATCGACCCGGAACGCGTGCTGCCGCCCCGCGACGGCGTGCGCTTCGAGCTTGGCGGCTTCGAGCTCGCCGGCTACCGGCCCCACCTCGTGCGCGCGTTCAACGTGCTGCGCCAGTACGACGTCGACCAGGTCCCCGACGTGTGGGCCACCGTATGCGCGCGGCTCGCCCCCGGCGGGCTCTTCGTCGAAGGCACCTGCGACGAGCTCGGGCGGCGTTGCGCGTGGGTGCTTCTCGACGCCTCCGGCCCCCAAACGCTTACCCTCGCCTGGGACCCGCACCACACGGCCACGCCCAGCGACGTCGCCGAGCGGCTGCCGAAGGCGCTCATCCACCGCAACGTGCCCGGCGAGCCGATCCACGCGTTCCTCGCCGACGCCGACGCCGCCTGGAAGCGCGCTGCGGGTTGGGAGCCGCACGGGCCGCGGGTGCGGTGGCGCCACGCCCTCGACGACCTCGCCGCTCGCTGGCCGATCGCCCCGCAGCGGCGTCGCCTGCGCGACAACCTGGTCACTGTGGATTGGCTGGCAGTCGCTCCGGCTTCGTAA
- a CDS encoding DUF2505 domain-containing protein, which translates to MTARSDITVTINQPIEKVAQAYASREYWEFIAEKLSPEPGELHEFADNTATLYEILPTSVLPAAAQAMVSQDLKLKRVVHVGELEGDTAKHTMTGDVKGTPVDLGAEYTATRDGDATKLDYELEAKVNIPFMGAALEPKVAEALEEIVENEAKLTDQWISEHL; encoded by the coding sequence ATGACTGCACGTAGTGACATCACCGTGACCATCAACCAGCCGATCGAGAAGGTCGCCCAGGCGTACGCCTCGCGCGAGTACTGGGAGTTCATCGCGGAGAAGCTGTCGCCGGAACCGGGCGAGCTGCACGAGTTCGCGGACAACACCGCGACCCTCTACGAGATCCTGCCCACCTCCGTACTGCCGGCGGCCGCGCAGGCGATGGTGTCCCAGGACCTCAAGCTCAAGCGCGTCGTGCACGTCGGCGAGCTCGAGGGCGACACCGCGAAGCACACGATGACCGGCGACGTGAAGGGCACCCCGGTGGACCTCGGCGCCGAGTACACCGCCACCCGCGACGGCGACGCGACGAAGCTGGACTACGAGCTCGAGGCGAAGGTGAACATCCCGTTCATGGGCGCCGCGCTCGAGCCGAAGGTCGCCGAGGCGCTCGAGGAGATCGTGGAGAACGAGGCCAAGCTCACCGACCAGTGGATTAGCGAGCACCTCTAA
- a CDS encoding UDP-N-acetylmuramate dehydrogenase translates to MSTPSFASLTTLRVGGAPSALYECASAASLAETVAKLDRDRVPLLVVGGGSNLLVADGELDLAAVLVRNEGISLDDDLRLRAQAGTEWDAVVAYAVEHGLGGIEALSGIPGSAGATPVQNVGAYGAEIADVLTRVRLYNRETGADEWVDASSLDLAYRYSNLKFTSRAVVLEIELQLAETDVSIPLRHLGGERVPLAEARESVLATRRAKGMVLDAADHDTWSAGSFFTNPVVPSALADAIEAQVGEERMPRFPAGDGQEKLSAAWLIERAGCPRGFPGEGAPARLSTKHTLALTNRGSATAADIAALARRVQDQVRDAFGVELHPEPVWVGL, encoded by the coding sequence GTGTCAACCCCATCTTTCGCCTCCCTGACCACGTTGCGCGTCGGCGGCGCGCCGTCCGCGCTCTACGAGTGCGCGAGTGCCGCGTCGCTGGCGGAGACCGTCGCCAAGCTGGACCGCGACCGTGTTCCCCTCCTCGTCGTCGGGGGCGGCTCCAACCTCCTCGTCGCGGACGGCGAGCTCGACCTCGCCGCGGTCCTCGTGCGCAACGAGGGCATCTCGCTTGACGACGACCTCCGGCTCCGCGCCCAAGCCGGCACCGAGTGGGACGCGGTGGTGGCCTACGCGGTGGAACACGGCCTCGGCGGCATCGAGGCCCTGTCCGGCATCCCGGGCTCGGCGGGGGCGACGCCGGTGCAAAACGTCGGCGCGTACGGCGCGGAGATCGCCGACGTGCTCACCCGCGTGCGGCTCTACAACCGCGAGACCGGCGCCGACGAGTGGGTCGACGCGTCCTCGCTCGACCTGGCGTACCGGTATTCCAACCTGAAGTTCACCTCGCGCGCGGTCGTCCTGGAAATCGAGCTGCAGCTTGCAGAGACTGACGTATCCATCCCGCTGCGCCACCTCGGCGGCGAGCGCGTCCCACTCGCCGAGGCGCGCGAGTCCGTCCTGGCCACCCGCCGCGCGAAGGGCATGGTGCTCGACGCCGCCGACCACGACACGTGGTCCGCCGGCTCCTTCTTCACCAACCCCGTGGTGCCCTCGGCGCTCGCCGACGCCATCGAGGCGCAGGTGGGGGAGGAGCGCATGCCGCGCTTCCCCGCCGGCGACGGGCAGGAGAAGCTCTCCGCGGCCTGGCTCATCGAGCGCGCCGGGTGCCCGCGCGGCTTCCCCGGCGAGGGCGCCCCGGCGCGCCTGTCCACGAAGCACACCCTCGCGCTGACGAACCGGGGCTCCGCCACCGCCGCGGACATCGCCGCGCTCGCCCGGCGCGTGCAGGACCAGGTGCGCGACGCGTTCGGCGTGGAGCTGCACCCCGAGCCGGTGTGGGTGGGGCTGTAG
- a CDS encoding IS3 family transposase, giving the protein MPAGFPSDIRDGAVERFLAGASAREVCDWAEDVCGRRPSVDTVGNWVAAKRRGQSFDGTRRAYDAETIAKVVARRLTSQATVREIAVEFDVNDTAALTWTKRYWPDDDDRDSAASMTFDEAFAATMERVSKHRKVQRNHQQQRVDEAADAKRPPRPVNEWLPGPGPIDDIADLPSDMDELKKLVVEMRDRETVKDAIIQVLMSDGEPQGKGNVRGGESRGKDDVRDGELSTAAKAAVVVALTDAHGFSIAKACAVVGIAQSTFYYHRHTHTKVVHQREQRRAALKPLILQAAAESGQSYGYRRIHAWLKIMGHTVSEKIVRTLMEELGCRPPAKASGKYSSYTGETDHKPANLLLIAPTDNSDDDGDADVDVARPVVAPSQYFIDHADAQGLTHDFHADAPWEKIGTDVTEIHCPDGKLFLSAAIDFYDGMPIAVTMSTSPNHDLVAEMIARIDEVKPDEAQPIIHSDRGGLYRSERWVSLITDHTHNILDCPDCQADTWCGNRWRYIPSLSRKATSGDNARTEGFFGTMKQELLKGRPVVSTMTVAQMRDYIDSYIDFYINTRLKSTLGEGYTTIAEHRKALSA; this is encoded by the coding sequence ATGCCCGCAGGGTTTCCATCTGATATCCGCGATGGTGCGGTTGAGAGGTTTTTGGCTGGGGCGTCTGCCCGTGAGGTCTGCGACTGGGCTGAAGACGTATGTGGTCGCCGACCATCGGTGGACACGGTCGGCAACTGGGTTGCGGCCAAACGCCGCGGCCAGTCCTTTGATGGCACGCGACGCGCCTACGACGCTGAGACCATCGCGAAGGTTGTAGCACGCAGGTTGACCTCGCAGGCGACGGTGCGTGAGATTGCCGTGGAGTTCGATGTCAACGACACCGCAGCACTGACCTGGACGAAGCGGTACTGGCCAGACGATGACGACCGCGATTCGGCAGCGTCGATGACCTTCGACGAGGCGTTTGCGGCGACAATGGAACGCGTGAGCAAACACCGCAAAGTCCAACGCAACCATCAACAGCAGCGAGTCGATGAAGCAGCCGATGCGAAAAGGCCACCCCGGCCAGTCAACGAGTGGCTGCCAGGGCCTGGACCGATAGACGACATCGCTGATTTACCCAGTGACATGGACGAGCTGAAAAAGCTCGTTGTCGAGATGCGCGACCGGGAAACAGTCAAAGACGCCATTATCCAAGTGCTCATGAGCGACGGTGAGCCGCAGGGAAAAGGCAACGTCCGTGGCGGTGAGTCGCGGGGAAAAGACGACGTCCGTGACGGGGAACTGTCCACCGCGGCGAAAGCCGCAGTGGTGGTTGCCCTCACGGACGCCCACGGGTTTTCCATCGCCAAAGCATGCGCGGTTGTCGGGATTGCGCAGTCGACGTTTTACTACCACCGACACACCCACACGAAGGTGGTGCACCAGCGCGAACAGCGCCGCGCTGCACTCAAACCGCTGATCTTGCAGGCAGCAGCCGAATCCGGGCAAAGCTACGGCTACCGGCGCATCCACGCCTGGCTGAAGATCATGGGGCATACAGTGTCGGAAAAGATCGTGCGTACCCTCATGGAAGAGCTTGGGTGCCGCCCGCCGGCGAAAGCGTCGGGCAAATACTCCTCCTACACCGGTGAAACCGACCACAAACCCGCGAACCTGCTGCTGATCGCCCCAACCGACAACAGTGACGATGATGGGGATGCGGATGTGGATGTGGCCCGGCCGGTTGTTGCACCGTCGCAGTACTTCATCGACCACGCCGACGCTCAGGGGCTGACCCACGATTTCCACGCGGATGCCCCGTGGGAGAAAATCGGCACCGACGTCACCGAAATCCACTGCCCAGACGGCAAATTGTTTCTGTCGGCAGCGATCGATTTCTACGACGGGATGCCGATTGCGGTGACCATGTCAACATCACCGAACCACGACTTGGTCGCCGAGATGATCGCGCGAATCGACGAGGTAAAACCCGACGAGGCACAACCGATCATCCATTCCGATCGTGGTGGGCTCTACCGCAGTGAACGCTGGGTCAGTCTGATTACCGACCACACCCACAACATCTTGGATTGCCCCGACTGCCAGGCCGATACATGGTGCGGCAACCGGTGGCGATACATCCCGTCACTGTCGCGCAAAGCCACCAGCGGCGACAACGCGCGCACCGAAGGCTTCTTCGGCACGATGAAACAAGAACTGCTCAAAGGCAGGCCTGTGGTGTCGACGATGACGGTGGCGCAAATGCGCGACTATATTGATTCCTACATCGACTTCTACATCAACACACGATTGAAGTCGACACTCGGCGAGGGCTACACCACCATCGCCGAGCACCGCAAGGCACTGAGTGCATAA